The window TATTATCATCAGTATTAGCAACTTTGTCTGGACCATGTTGCATTAGCGTATCTTCTACTTGCTCTTCTGTAGTTTCTTGATTATTTTTATCTTTACACATATAAATCACTCCTTTAAGAATATTGACTATAATAATAACTTTGGATATCTTGAGGTAATTCACTCGCTGCTTCTTTATCTAAAACAACAGTAACCATTCGATGTTCTTTTAATATAGAAGCCGGGAAATTTTCTGATACTTTTGCATCGTATAATTCACGGATAATATTCGCTTTATGTTGACCCGTTGCGACTAAAATAATTTCACGCGACTTCATTATATCTTTAATACCCATCGTAATTGCTTTCGTTGGAACATTACCATCAGCAAATTGATCTTTATTTTGCGACTTAGTTTCTTCAGACAAGTTCACAACGTGAACCCCTTCGTCAAAACTTGTACCTGGTTCATTAAATCCAATATGACCATTTTGGCCAATACCTAATAGTTGAAGAACTGGTGTACCGAATTCTTCTAACTTTTCATTAAACTGTTTCACAGCTTCTTCACCCGAACCTGTAGGGATAAATGATTGATGTTCTAAAACATTGACTTGACTATATAATTTTTCTTTCATGAAATAAGCAAAACTTTCTTTATTTGATGGATCTAAGTCAACATACTCATCAACATTAATAAATTTCAACTGACTCATATCAACAGGATGCTCTTTAATTTCATCGACTAATTGCTTGTAAATTGGCACCATTGTTTTGCCCGTTGCAAGTCCAATTGTACTTGTTGGATTATCATTCATTTGTTTACGTAAAATATTTGCTACATAATTTGCGGCTGTGTCTTCATTTTCAAAGATTTTAAAGTTCATTACCATTGTTGTTCCTCCTAGGTCGGAATTTCATACTTAATTAGTTTATACCCATTATCATGTATTGATTAAACATTTATTTTCGGATATAATTAATTTAATCAATTAAGTATTTAGGGGGATATCGATGAATTCATTTTTAATATTTCTAGTCTGCGCTGCGTTCTTAACTGCTTTACTTACTGCAGGACGTGAGTCTAAATACGGTTACAAAGAGGAAGAATAATATTTTGTTTTTAACACTAGTTGGACTAGTGTTTTTTTGATTTTGTTTTTTGAATGGAGAATTATTCCTTTTTGAATATCCGTATTCAGAGTATATCTCAAATACTCTGATTACCACATCTTTTTCAACCTTCCCCAATTCCATCACACTACTACTTACCCGGACAAAAAACAGCTAACAAAAGTTAGCTGTAATCTATTTTACTGTTTCAAAAATCCTTGTGACTTCACATAATCATCGACATCATAACGATACTTTCGTTGTAAAGATTTCAAGATGATATTTGTCCAGTTTGCATCTTTCTTATTCTCATCACGTGATTGATAATAAGCTCTAATATTCTCATCGTATTCTGCAATTTTTTCTTTCAAACCTTCAGTCTCGTAAGTATTCTCATGATAAACGACATCCATTGGCAGTCTTTCTTTCTGTGAACCTTCATCTGTTGGGTATCCTACAGCAAGACCAAATACTGGCATTGTGTATGGTGGTAATTGTAGTAATTCACTGACGCGTTTAATATCGTTACGCAACGAGCCTAAGAAACATGCGCCTAACCCTAATGATTCTGCTGCTAAATTTAGAGATTGTGCTGCAAGTGCTGCATCAACAACGCCGACAACGAATCCTTCTGTCGTTTCAAATGTCTGCGTCATCACTTCTGCATCAAATCCTTCTAATTGACTGTGTCGATAGTGATCCGCAACAAAAACGAATAAGTGTCCATTTGCTTCAACATACGGTTGCCCTGAAATTTCTCGTAATTCTTTCTTTACTTCCGGGTCAGTTATCCCAATAATAGAATATACTTGTCTATGACTTGATGTTGGTGCCATTTGAGCGGCTTGAACCAATGTTTTCACTTGTTCATCAGATAAAGTTTTGTCTTCAAATGCTCTAATAGTACGGTGGTTCATCATCAATTGAATTGTTTCATTTAAGTTATCCATCGTGTACACTCCTTAATAATAATGTTACTTAAAGTATACACTAACGATGTTTTAATCGCACATTATTGAATATTAGGATAGCCTTGTTGTCTCAATGCTTCATATATTAAAATTGCTGCAGTATTACTCAAATTTAACGATCTTACTTTATCAGTCATAGGGATTCTCAAAGCAGTATCCATGTACTTTTCTTTAAACCAGTCCGGCAGTCCCGTTGTTTCTTTACCAAAGATGAAATATATTTCTTCATCAACATCACTATAATCAAATGTCGTATGTGGTTTCTGTCCAAATTTTGTCAATAAATAATACGCACCACCTTGACTGTATTCTAAAAAATCTTCCAAGCTTTCATGATATACAACATTTAATAACTTCCAATAATCAAGACCTGCTCTTCTTAGCATCTTGTCATCCGTTGAAAATCCTAACGGTTTAATCAAATGTAATGTCGTATTTGTCGCGACACATGTTCTCCCTATATTTCCTGTATTACTCGGTATTTCCGGTTGATATAAAACGACGTTAATCGGCATATTGTTCTCTCCTTAATGTATTCAAAATATCATTTAATTCATCCAAGACAATCTGTTCAGTTTCTTTCTGTAGCGCTCTTTCAATAAACTCAATAGAAGATATACCTTCGATTTCTGCAATTGCCCAATACGCTGTTGCAACAATCATTGGCCTGACATCTTCTGAGATCACTTTTTTGAGTTCTGGTATGGCACTATCATCTTTAAAGTTCGCAAGTGCAATCATCGCATTTCTTTGAATCGGTTTTTTACCACGCCAAGCGCCTGCTAAATGACCATATGTCTCCTTGAATTCTCTATTACTCATTCGAAGCAATGGAATTAACAACGGTTTAACGACATCAGGTTCCACTTCGATATCTTCATGCGTCGTATTAATTCCTTTATTCAAAGGACATACTTGTTGACATGTATCACAGCCGTATAACCGATTCCCAATTTTCTTACGGTAATGTACATCCATCATTCCTTTCAACTGAGTCTGAAAAGATATACACTTCTTACTATTCAGACCACCTTCACCAAGCAATGCACCGGTTGGACAACGATCAACACATATCGTACAGTCTCCACAACTATCAATGATTGGATTATCACTAGGAAATGGCAAATTAATTAACATCTCACCTAAGTACGTCCATGTGCCAAGCTTCGGATTAATAACAAATCCATTCCGACCGGTAAATCCAAGACCCGCACGTTCCGCCACAGCACGATCGCTTAATACGCCTGTATCGACCATGTTCATACATTCAACTTCAGGAACACGATGTTTAATATATGCTTCAAGCTTGTTCAATCGATCATTTAATAACGTATGATAATCTTGACCCCAGGATGCTCTTGCAAAAATTCCACGACGTTCGTTCTT of the Abyssicoccus albus genome contains:
- a CDS encoding glucosamine-6-phosphate deaminase, with protein sequence MVMNFKIFENEDTAANYVANILRKQMNDNPTSTIGLATGKTMVPIYKQLVDEIKEHPVDMSQLKFINVDEYVDLDPSNKESFAYFMKEKLYSQVNVLEHQSFIPTGSGEEAVKQFNEKLEEFGTPVLQLLGIGQNGHIGFNEPGTSFDEGVHVVNLSEETKSQNKDQFADGNVPTKAITMGIKDIMKSREIILVATGQHKANIIRELYDAKVSENFPASILKEHRMVTVVLDKEAASELPQDIQSYYYSQYS
- the nfsA gene encoding oxygen-insensitive NADPH nitroreductase, with the protein product MDNLNETIQLMMNHRTIRAFEDKTLSDEQVKTLVQAAQMAPTSSHRQVYSIIGITDPEVKKELREISGQPYVEANGHLFVFVADHYRHSQLEGFDAEVMTQTFETTEGFVVGVVDAALAAQSLNLAAESLGLGACFLGSLRNDIKRVSELLQLPPYTMPVFGLAVGYPTDEGSQKERLPMDVVYHENTYETEGLKEKIAEYDENIRAYYQSRDENKKDANWTNIILKSLQRKYRYDVDDYVKSQGFLKQ
- the trmL gene encoding tRNA (uridine(34)/cytosine(34)/5-carboxymethylaminomethyluridine(34)-2'-O)-methyltransferase TrmL → MPINVVLYQPEIPSNTGNIGRTCVATNTTLHLIKPLGFSTDDKMLRRAGLDYWKLLNVVYHESLEDFLEYSQGGAYYLLTKFGQKPHTTFDYSDVDEEIYFIFGKETTGLPDWFKEKYMDTALRIPMTDKVRSLNLSNTAAILIYEALRQQGYPNIQ
- the queG gene encoding tRNA epoxyqueuosine(34) reductase QueG, producing the protein MNYYQLKRDIVDYAHSIGIDDIGFTSAEPFEELRPKLEEYYAKGYDSGFEVGTIDERINPKLSLPSAQSIIAIAVGYPNKLKDAPRSTKNERRGIFARASWGQDYHTLLNDRLNKLEAYIKHRVPEVECMNMVDTGVLSDRAVAERAGLGFTGRNGFVINPKLGTWTYLGEMLINLPFPSDNPIIDSCGDCTICVDRCPTGALLGEGGLNSKKCISFQTQLKGMMDVHYRKKIGNRLYGCDTCQQVCPLNKGINTTHEDIEVEPDVVKPLLIPLLRMSNREFKETYGHLAGAWRGKKPIQRNAMIALANFKDDSAIPELKKVISEDVRPMIVATAYWAIAEIEGISSIEFIERALQKETEQIVLDELNDILNTLRREQYAD